In the Campylobacter concisus genome, AAAAGAGTGCGAAGAGGCTATAAATTTTTATGACTATTCAAAGGATATTAAATTTAGCCTAGAATTTCCAGATGGCAAATATATGGGCGACCTTGATCTACTTGCCATTGTTTTCCAAAATATTTTATTTAACGCCATTGATGCCATCGAAGAGAGCGATGATGATGAGGGAGAGATCATTTTAAGCTATGAAAAAACACCAAGTGAACATAAATTTATCATTTATGATAGTGGCGAGCCTATCAAAGATAAAGCCATAGTCTTTGAGCCATTTAAAAGTAGCAAGCTAAAAGGAAACGGCCTTGGACTGCACCTTTGCTTGCAGATCATAGAGGCTCACAAAGGTAGTATCGAGATCACACTAAATCCAAAAACATTTTGCATAAATTTACCAATAAAGGAGAAAGAATGAACATACAAAACGAACTTGAGGCTTTTAAAAAATCTCTTCAAACGCTTGATTTAAGAGAAATTTCAAACGATGGAGCAAAAAACGTTGCATTTATCTGTATCGATATGATAGAGGCTTTTGCTGGTAGTGGTGCGCTCGCTAGCCAAAGAGTAGCTGCCTTATCAAAAGGGATCGCAACACTTTTTGATAGAGCGTGGAAAGATTTTGGCTTTAGAAATTTTATCCTTATAGAAGATAGGCACACCAGTGATTCAAAAGAATTTGAAACCTTTTTACCTCACGCTATGCTTGATACAAATGAGATAAAAACTGTAAAAGAGATAGAAAATCTAAGCTTTTTTAAAGAGATCAAAGCATTTTATAAAAACTCTTTAAGCATTGCGTTTAATAAAGAATTTGAGAAATTTTTAGAAGAGCATCCAGAGTTAGACACCTTTATAGTCACTGGTGATTGCACTGATATGTGCGTTTATCAGTGCGTTAGTTATCTTAAACTACGAGCCAATGAATACAATAAAAAAGCAAGAGTTATCGTGCCGTTTGATCTTACGCAAACATATGACATACCAGGACACAATGGTGACTTTTACCACGAGATGTTTTCTCTTCATATGAAGCTAGCACTTGGTGCTGATGTGGTAAAGGGTATTAAATTTTAAAGCTTACTTGAAATATTTATGAGCCTATTTAGCTCGTCAAATTTAAAGCTAAGCTCGTTTTTATTCGCTACGATCTCATTAGGACTTTCGCTAAATTTCATATCACAGCTTAGCAAAAGTCCTTTGACAAAGATTTTGCGATCTAGTTCGTAAGTGCTTAAACACTCATTTACTACGCTCAAAAGCTCATTTGCTAGCACTGGCTCTTCAAAGACCACATCTGATCTAAAAGCCACATACGCCGCTCCGCCCTCGTACTCTATCCTGTAATAATTTTGCTCATCAAAAGCGGCGCAAGCAACCATACTAATCGTGTGGCCATTAAAATTTTCATCTAGCTCAAATTGTGGCGTGCCAAATACACTAAGTCCAAATTTCTCGCCAAACTCACGTGCTTTATTTGCAAGCTCGAGCAACCGATCATCAAAGCCATTTATGTTTTCATAACCCCAAAGCCACGTATTTGACGAGAAGCTTTCAGAGCCAATAAACTGCATGTCAAACTCGTGCTCATCAAAGTAAATTTTGCCACTATCAAAATCAACCTGCCAGTTGCTACCTTCAACAAGTAGCTTAAATGCACGTTTTTGAAGTAATGTCGCTTTGCCAACACATGCGCTAAAAAGCTCGCTCCAGTTACTTTTATCTACGCCAAGCTTATCTAAAAACATCGCTTCACCGAGGTCTTAGCAAGCTATTGCTTGAAGTGCTTTTTCTTTAAAGCTGTCATTTACAACAAATTTTGTCTTATAGACAAAAATTTGAGCTGTATTTTCATTTTTTATCTTAATAACAAGACGCTTATCATTGTTCGTGCCACGTTTTATATGTTCGTTATAGCTAAGATTATAAAGGCTAGTTATCTTATCTTTGCTAAGCTCACTAAGGCATAAAAGTACCTCTAGCTCGGCATATTCTCTTGCTTTTTGAGGTGTGCTAGCTTCTTCATTTTTGCTAAATTTAGAGTTTTGTTTTAGCTTTTTTGTCTTAAAGTCTAAATTTTGTGCATCTTCTAGGCTATAAACCTCGTTTAAATTTGTCCTTACAAATTGATCATCTTTTGTGATATTTATCCTAAAAGCATAAGGCAGGTCGCGTTTTGCTTCATCTTTTACTATATCTTCGATGTTACCAAGCTCTCTTTCAAAGACTGCGATCTCGATATTTCCGTGAAAATCAAGCACATTTATAGTGCCCATTTTCTTGCCACTTTTGGTTATCCTTGTACTAAAGTCCTCGATCTTACCAACGACTAAAATTTCAGCGCTTTGTGGCAAGCTCTCAAATTCTGAGCTTAGAGTATATTTTATCTTGTTGATCTCGTCTTTATAATCATCAAGCGGGTGACCTGAGAGGTAGATACCAACGCTCTCTTGCTCAAATTTTAAAATTTGTTTGATGTCAAATTCGTCATTTATCGTAACAAAATTTATCTTCACATCGTTCATGCTCTCATCTTCGCCAAACAAGCTCTCAACAGCATTTTTACGGATCTGAGCAGCACTTTTGCAAGCTTCTATGATATTTTCTACATTTTGCATAAGCATCTTACGACTAAAGCCAAACTCATCAAAACATCCAGCTTTTATGAGGCTTTCAAAGACCTTCTTATTTACTTTAAATGGATCGATCCTTGAGACAAAGTCGTCCATACTCTTAAACTCGCCATTTGCTTCACGCTCAGTGATAATGTTTTCAATAGCCGCTCCACCAACGCCTTTAATCGCACCAAGCCCAAAGATAATGCCATCATGATCGCTATTTTTAACGACGCTAAATTCTTTAGTTGATTTATTTATAGATGGCGGCAAAGTATCTATATTTATGCGTTTTATCTCATCGATATAGCGAACGATCTTATCGACGTTGCTCTCTTCACTTGTAAGAAGTGCGGCCATAAATTCAGCCGGATAGTAAGCCTTCAGATAAGCAGTCTGAAATGTGACATAAGCGTATGCTGCGGAGTGAGACTTATTAAAGCCATATCCTGCAAATTTGACGATCAGCTCGAAAAGATCGTCCGCTTTTTGTCCATTTAGCCCTTTTGCCTCAGCACCTTTTACAAACTCACCCTTTAGTCTGTCCATCTCTTCTTTGATCTTTTTACCCATCGCACGGCGTACAAGGTCCGCCCCACCAAGGCTAAAGCCGCCTATGGCTTGAACGATTTGCATAACCTGCTCCTGATAGACGATGACGCCGTATGTTGGCGCAAGGATCGGCTCAAGCTCTTTAAATGAGTAGGTTATCTCCGCCTCGCCATGTTTTCTTTTGACAAAGTCATCAAGCATACCACTCTCCATCGGTCCTGGGCGGTAGAGCGCTAGCATCGCGACGATGTCCTCAAAGCAGTCTGGACGCAAGCTAGTTCCTAGCTTTCTCATGCCCTCGCCCTCGATTTGGAAAATTCCTATCGCTTGGCCGCTTTGTATCATTTTATAAACATTAGAATCGTTTTTATCGATCTGCTCCCAAATAATATCCTTGCCAGTTCGTTGTTTTACCAGCTTTATGGCATTATCGATAACCGTTAGTGTTTTTAGTCCAAGAAAGTCGAATTTAATTAAATCCACATCCTCAAGATATTTAAGGCTATACTGCGTAACATATCGATCTTCTGGGCTGTTTGGCTGACGAAATAGCGGAGTTTTATTCCACAGCTCCTCATTTGAGATAACGACACCTGCTGCATGCTGACCAGCGTTTCTATTTAGCCCTTCAAGATCAAGTGCAAATTTCCAAATTCTAGCTGCTTTTGGATTTTGGCTGATAAGCTCAGCTATCTTTGGCTCTTTTTCATAAGCATCTTTTAGCGTAATGCCTAGTTCATCAGGTATTAGCTTTGCCATCGCATCGGCTTCGGCGTAAGGCATATCGCAAACCCTAGCAACATCTCTTATAACACCTTTTGCGAGCAATTTACCAAATGTAATAACGCCAGCAACGTTAAATTTTCCGTATTTTTGCGTAACATAGTCGATAATCTCGCCACGCCTACTTTGACAAAAATCCACGTCGATATCTGGCATGCTAACACGCTCCGGGTTTAGAAACCTCTCAAAAAGTAGGTTGTATGGGATTGGATCAAGGTCAGTGATCTTTAGCGAGTAAGCGACCAAGCTACCAGCCGCAGAACCACGTCCTGGACCAACTGGCACGCCTCTACTTTTAGCCTCATTTATGAAGTCCCAAACGATCATCATATAGCCTGGGAAATTCATTTTATTTATTATTCCAATCTCTATCTCAAGGCGCTTTTTGTATTCGTCATGTAAATTTTCAGGGACAAATTTTAGCCTCTCTTCAAGCCCCTTTCTGCATTCATATTCAAAAAACACAGCATCATTTTTAAAGCTATATCTATTTTCAGGCTCTGGAAGTGTTAAATTTCTCTCTTTAGCATACTCAAGTGTAAATTTAAAATTTGGCGGAGTTGGGTTGCCAAGCTTGATCTCAAGGTTGCACTTATCCACGATCTCTTGGGTATTTTCTATCACTTCAGGGATATCTAAAAATAGCTCACTCATCTGCTCTTTGCTTTTTACAAAAAACTCATGGACGCTGTGGCGAAGTCGGTTTGGATCATCTAAAGTTTTGTTCATCGCGATACACATAAAAACCTCATGAGCGTCGGCTCGCTCTTTAAAAGTGTAGTGGGTATCATTTGTGGCGATGACCTTTATGTCAGTCTCTTTGGCGATGCGCAAAATATCATCATCAATGCGTTTTTGATCGCCGATGCCGTGACGCATGATCTCAAGATAAAAGTCATCTCCAAAAATTTCTTTATACTCAAGCGCGACCTCTTTTGCTCTCTCATAGCCCTTTGCGCCAAATTTCACGTTACGGTCACTTAAATTTAGATGCCAGCTCACCTCGCCCTGCAAGCACGCTGAGCTACAAACCAAGCCCTCGCTGTGCTCTTTTAAAATTTTTTTATTTATACGAGGATAGTAGTAAAAGCCCTCGATGTAGCTCATGGAGCTAAGATACATTAAATTTTTATAGCCAGTCTCGTTTTTGGCGATTAGTATAAGGTGAAAACGCTGCTTAGTACTCTTGTCATCAAGCTGCTCGCCATTATGCACATAAGCTTCGATGCCAATTAGCGGTTTTATCCCCTCTTTTTTCATCGCCTTGTAAAAATCTATCGCTCCAAACATATTGCCGTGATCAGTAATCGCTGCTGCTGTGTCGCCTCTATCATGAAGCACATGAGCTAGCTCTTTTATCTTGTTCGCTCCGTCAAGAAGGGAGTATTCGGTGTGTAAATGCAGGTGTGTAAAGCTAGAATTTTCACTCATTTTTTATCCTTTTTTAATGAGTGGATTTTACAAAATTTTGGCTAATAAGGCGCTTGATGAAAGCTTAATGATAGCTTTAAAATTTAGAGATTTTTTAAGCCTGTGACAAGAGCAAAGCGCATGGTTAAGCTGTCGCGCTGCGTTCGTTTTATAACAAAGAGGCTCGAGCAAATTTTAAAATTTCATAAACGAATAATTTCGGCTCTAAAATTTGAGCTAAGCGGTCAGTGAAGCCAAAATTTAGTAGTCAATTCTTGCGAGTGAATGGAATTTTAAAATCTATAAAGTGAAAAAGAATTAGATCGCGGACTAAGCCGCAATCCATTATAAATAAACTGGGATATTTGTGTGTTCTAAGAAAAATCTTGAAGTGCCACCAAGCACCATTTCCATAAGACCATTTTCACCATATCTGCTAGCAACGATTAGATCAGCATTTCTATCAATAGCTGCTTTTAAAAGCGCTTCACCAGGTATCATCGTGGTAGCGATCACTTCAAAAGTGGCTGATATGCCATGAATTTTGAAGTACTCTTCAAGCTTTTTAAGATTTAGTTCAGCATTATCGCCAAGGCTTGCTTTTGAGGTAATGCACTGAACCTTTTTTGCCTTTTTTAAAAGATCTATCGAGCCTGTTAGTGCCCTTGAGCTTTGCGTCGTACCAGTCCAGCTAACAAGGATATTATCAGCTTTAAACTCACGCATTTTTCTAGGGATTACAATCGCATTTTTACCGCTTTTTAAAACAGCTGATTCAAATGTACCAGTGATCTTTCCATCAAGCGGCACAGCAGCCACCACTAGATCGCAAAATTTACTCTCTTGCTCCACTATTGCGCTTCTTTTACCACTATGAATAGTAAAATTTGCAGTGCAAACATCTTCAATGATTTCACTAGTTACTTTTATGCCAAGCTCAGCACAAATTTTATTGAAAATTTTCTCATTCTCTTCATGCTCGACAGCTAGTTCAGATTTAGCTGATTTTAGAAATTCTTCAAAAAGCACTCCTCCACGAAGCGTCATTTTCATATTATAAACTACGCTTGGGTCAAGCTGGCAAGTCATAATTTCCATATGTGTGTTAAACCACTGAGCAACCTTTAGGGCACCATAAATTCTTGGCTCGATATCGTCTCCAGCTCCTATTGGAAAAAGCAACTTTTTGTATTTCATCATCTGTCCTTTAAAATTTATTCAACCAAAGAGAGCGAAATCTTATTTCCTTTTTGCTCGCTCACACATACTTTGACCTGATCGCCTACGTTTAATGGGGTTTTTATCTTTGAGATATGAAGCAAGCCATCAATGCCATCTTTTAGCTCGATAAACACACCAAAATCAACTACGCTCTTTACAGTTCCCAAAAACTCATCACCGATATTAAAATTTGGTTTTGAACGCTCTTTGTCGTGTTTAAAAGGCTTTTTGCCAAATGAACGTCCATTGTCTTTTGAAGTGATAGAGATGATGTAGTCTTTTGCAGCATCAACATTTTTCTTTGCTCCACCTGCGATTTTAACTTCACCTTTTTCTCTATCAAGATCGATTGAGACTTCAAATTTCTCAATGATCTCTTTTATAGTCTTGCCAGCTTGCCCGATGATATCTACGATCTTGCTTGGATCAACACTAAATAGTTCAAGCTTTGGAAGCACATCTTCATTTATTTCTATATTTTTATCCGCTTCTGCCATCAAAGATAAGATATGCTCTCTACCACGTTTTGCTTGATAAAGTGCCTCTTTTAGCACTTCTAAACTAATGCCACCAAGCTTAATATCCATCTGAAGCGCTGTGATGCCATCACTTGTACCTGCTACTTTAAAGTCCATGTCGCCGTCATGATCTTCAAGTCCCATGATATCTGTTAGCACTGCATGCTTATCGCCTTCAAATATTAATCCCATAGCGACACCTGCGACAAGTTTTAAAGTATTTACGCCAGCTGCTCTAAGTGCGAGCGAGCCACCACAAACGCTAGCCATCGAGCTTGAGCCGTTACTCTCTAAAATTTCTGAAACGACTCTTATTGTGTATGGAGAAGCTAGATCGATACTTGGCGCAAGGGCACGTTTGGCTAAATTTCCATGTCCAAGCTCGCGTCTACCAGGAGCTTTTAAAGGGCTTGCCTCACCTACGCTAAAGCC is a window encoding:
- a CDS encoding universal stress protein, with translation MKYKKLLFPIGAGDDIEPRIYGALKVAQWFNTHMEIMTCQLDPSVVYNMKMTLRGGVLFEEFLKSAKSELAVEHEENEKIFNKICAELGIKVTSEIIEDVCTANFTIHSGKRSAIVEQESKFCDLVVAAVPLDGKITGTFESAVLKSGKNAIVIPRKMREFKADNILVSWTGTTQSSRALTGSIDLLKKAKKVQCITSKASLGDNAELNLKKLEEYFKIHGISATFEVIATTMIPGEALLKAAIDRNADLIVASRYGENGLMEMVLGGTSRFFLEHTNIPVYL
- the dnaE gene encoding DNA polymerase III subunit alpha — protein: MSENSSFTHLHLHTEYSLLDGANKIKELAHVLHDRGDTAAAITDHGNMFGAIDFYKAMKKEGIKPLIGIEAYVHNGEQLDDKSTKQRFHLILIAKNETGYKNLMYLSSMSYIEGFYYYPRINKKILKEHSEGLVCSSACLQGEVSWHLNLSDRNVKFGAKGYERAKEVALEYKEIFGDDFYLEIMRHGIGDQKRIDDDILRIAKETDIKVIATNDTHYTFKERADAHEVFMCIAMNKTLDDPNRLRHSVHEFFVKSKEQMSELFLDIPEVIENTQEIVDKCNLEIKLGNPTPPNFKFTLEYAKERNLTLPEPENRYSFKNDAVFFEYECRKGLEERLKFVPENLHDEYKKRLEIEIGIINKMNFPGYMMIVWDFINEAKSRGVPVGPGRGSAAGSLVAYSLKITDLDPIPYNLLFERFLNPERVSMPDIDVDFCQSRRGEIIDYVTQKYGKFNVAGVITFGKLLAKGVIRDVARVCDMPYAEADAMAKLIPDELGITLKDAYEKEPKIAELISQNPKAARIWKFALDLEGLNRNAGQHAAGVVISNEELWNKTPLFRQPNSPEDRYVTQYSLKYLEDVDLIKFDFLGLKTLTVIDNAIKLVKQRTGKDIIWEQIDKNDSNVYKMIQSGQAIGIFQIEGEGMRKLGTSLRPDCFEDIVAMLALYRPGPMESGMLDDFVKRKHGEAEITYSFKELEPILAPTYGVIVYQEQVMQIVQAIGGFSLGGADLVRRAMGKKIKEEMDRLKGEFVKGAEAKGLNGQKADDLFELIVKFAGYGFNKSHSAAYAYVTFQTAYLKAYYPAEFMAALLTSEESNVDKIVRYIDEIKRINIDTLPPSINKSTKEFSVVKNSDHDGIIFGLGAIKGVGGAAIENIITEREANGEFKSMDDFVSRIDPFKVNKKVFESLIKAGCFDEFGFSRKMLMQNVENIIEACKSAAQIRKNAVESLFGEDESMNDVKINFVTINDEFDIKQILKFEQESVGIYLSGHPLDDYKDEINKIKYTLSSEFESLPQSAEILVVGKIEDFSTRITKSGKKMGTINVLDFHGNIEIAVFERELGNIEDIVKDEAKRDLPYAFRINITKDDQFVRTNLNEVYSLEDAQNLDFKTKKLKQNSKFSKNEEASTPQKAREYAELEVLLCLSELSKDKITSLYNLSYNEHIKRGTNNDKRLVIKIKNENTAQIFVYKTKFVVNDSFKEKALQAIAC
- a CDS encoding DUF6882 domain-containing protein, with the translated sequence MFLDKLGVDKSNWSELFSACVGKATLLQKRAFKLLVEGSNWQVDFDSGKIYFDEHEFDMQFIGSESFSSNTWLWGYENINGFDDRLLELANKAREFGEKFGLSVFGTPQFELDENFNGHTISMVACAAFDEQNYYRIEYEGGAAYVAFRSDVVFEEPVLANELLSVVNECLSTYELDRKIFVKGLLLSCDMKFSESPNEIVANKNELSFKFDELNRLINISSKL
- a CDS encoding cysteine hydrolase family protein — encoded protein: MNIQNELEAFKKSLQTLDLREISNDGAKNVAFICIDMIEAFAGSGALASQRVAALSKGIATLFDRAWKDFGFRNFILIEDRHTSDSKEFETFLPHAMLDTNEIKTVKEIENLSFFKEIKAFYKNSLSIAFNKEFEKFLEEHPELDTFIVTGDCTDMCVYQCVSYLKLRANEYNKKARVIVPFDLTQTYDIPGHNGDFYHEMFSLHMKLALGADVVKGIKF